In Actinomycetota bacterium, the sequence AGTGACTTAGTCGAGGAACTCGGACCACAAGCACGCGCGAGGACAGCGGCTGAAGCTGCGGCGGCGGGCGACATCGTCGTTGTCACAATCCCCTTGCGGGCTTACCGAGAAGTCCCTGCCGTGCCTCTGGCGGGGAAGGTGGTCATTGACACCAATAACTACTACGCCCAACGGGACGGCGACATCGCCGAACTCGATGATGAGTCAACGACTACGAGCGAACTGCTGCAAGCTCACCTTCCGGACTCACACGTCGTCAAAGGGTTCAACAACATCTGGTACCGAGCTCTCTTGCAATTGGCACGTCCGACCGGTGCGCAAGATCGCAGCGCCTTGGCGATAGCTGGCGATGATGCCAGCGCAAAGCAATCGGTAGTCGAATTCCTCGATCGAATTGGCTATGACGCGGTCGATGCTGGCCCGCTATCTGAAGGCTGGCGCTTCCAGCGAGACACACCCGCCTACGCAGGGCTCTACAGCGGTCCGGACGGCATCACCGATCCGCGTCCAGCCACCGCTGACACCATCAAGGCAAAGCTCGCAATGGCCGTTCGATATCGCGATATGTAACGAACCTAGTGATCCTCATGTGCTTCTGAGGTTCATGCCAAGGACCATCTTCAGGCGAGGTCGTCGATTTCACTCGTAAAGCCAGGCAGGGTGTTGAGCCAATCGAAAAGCCTTCGCTCGCTTTCCTCCAAGATCGACATGAAGGCGCCAGCCGTTCGCGGTTCGCTGAACATTTGAAGCCCTTCAAGGTAGGGAATGCTGAGCGTGACTCGGCTGTGCAGAACGCCGACTGTCCAAGCTTCAATATTGCCCTCGGCCAAAAGCAGGTGCCCTCCGTAGCGAACCGCAATGTTGCGCAATCCGTTCACTCGCAAACGGAGTTCGTCGATCGAGTAGGTGCGATCCGGATAGTGCTGCTCGGTTGCGAGCACGCCAGTAACCATGCCGGATGCGTCTCGCACTGCCTCGAAGTGGCGAGCCAACCGAGTGCTCGTCCGACTACCTGAAGGGCTTTGCGACATCACATCACTGTCCCACTACTTCTGTCTTACCGCGGCCGAGTTCGGCGAAACCTGGAGTCGCGCGGTGTCGACCGCCTCGAAAGCCGAGGCAGGGATGCGCTTGAGTTCTGCAATCAGAACAGAGGGCCACGCTGGATCAGCATCACCCTGGAAGTACCAAGGCGAGCCATTGTCTGCAAGCACTAAGCCATATCTCTTCATGGCTGTGAGGACGACCTGGGCGTACTTCGAATAGCCCGAAGTTGAATAGCCAGACTTCAAACGGAACCTCGCGCCCATAGGCGGGAATGCCACGGAGTCTGTCGATCCCGCCTGGTGGCGCGCAGGCCAGATGAATGCGCGTTGGGTGACGTCGGTCGTGAATCGAATGGCGTGATCGACCTGACCTGCTTTGACCTCGACCCAGCGAAGCAAGCCGGGCAGTATCGGCAGGCCAGCCGCGTCTGCCGAAGTCCATGACTTGGGGCGCAGCTTGTTCGACTTCAAAGACCACACAGCACCTGAACCGGCGGTCCATCCGCCTGCTGTCTGTCGGGTGTTCCACGTCTCGAACAGAGTGCAACTGTCCGCATCCACGACGATCGCGTGTCGATCGCCGTTAGCGTTGGCACCACCTTCGATCAATGTGTCCTTATTGAGCGGATAGGTCACCTTGTCGCTCTCATCGGCGTAATCGAATGTGACGGGAACTCGGGCCGCCCCGTGAACGACAGTGATCGGCATTCCGTACGGAACCTCTTGCTCGCCGAATGAAGGCCCGAAGTCGGGATGAAGGGAAGTCGAGGGATGCATATTCGACATCCATTGCGCCGACGAAGTATTGATGGGCAGCGAGTCGATGCGCGCGCGCCAATAGTTGTCGTCGGGAAACATCGGGCAGCTAGTGCCGGGCACCTGACGAGCAGACTCAACGCCCGCGGATGCGATGCCTGTCGATCCCACCGCAGCACCAAGCAATGCAATCGACACAGCAGCGATGAGGGCTCGTCCGCGGATTGCCATATCGGTCATTGTGCGGGTGAATGAAATTCGCCGCTAGCCAGCCAACACGCCAAGGCCGGCGGTCGAGGCGAAGTGCAGGAGATCCAAGAACAGGGGGCTTCGATTGCCGGTCCGGCATCCGCTCGCTATTTCAGCGTGCCAGCAAAGACCTTCGATCTCGAGGCCGGCTTTCCCACCGGTATTGCAATTGAATCCAGGAGCGTGGCAGCAGTTGCATCGGTGGATTGAAGAACAAGGGCTGGCACCGACCGGACCGGTGTGGGGTGTCTACGTGACGATGCCAACTCCGGGAGCTGACCCAGCAGACATGCGCACTGACCTATTCGTTTCAGTCGAATAGCGCCGGCTTCACGCCGGCACTGGCACCTTGGCAATGCGGTCATGACGCTGTGTCCAGCCAAAGCCAACCGCAACCAACACAGCAACAATCCCGGACCAGAGCAGCACTGTCACCGTCGCCGCACCCATGTCGGTCCCGCCGCTGGCGAGCTCCAAGGCCATGGCCCCAAGGACCACTGCAAGACCAGCAATAGTGACCATGAGCGTGAGCGAGACTCCTGATGCCTGCCCGGACAACTCTTCGGGAAGCACGCTCTGAGTTGCGACATTGGTGAAGGTGTACCCCATCCCGAAGGCGAAACCGCAGACAGCGAGACCGGTGAGGTCCACCACAAGTAATGCTGATTTCGCCTGCACGATGAGTCCGATCCCTCCAATGAAAATGCACACCGCCATGACTTGTCCGCCCGGCACCTTGCCAGCGAGTCGACCCGAGATTGGTCCGCACAAAGCGGTGGCCAATGCCGCAGTGATGAACGCAAGACCGGCTTGACCAGAACTAAGGCCTTGAACCTGCTGAAGTTCAATCACTGACACGATGATCATCAAGCCGAAGCAGCCATTGGCGAAGCTGCCAGCACCAACCAGAGTCCAGAACGATCCGCGACGCATCAGGTCCTGCCCAACCATCGGCCATGCCACGCCTCGCTCGTGCAACAAGAATACGAACAACGCCGCCAATCCCACGACCAGTAGAGCGATCGTCGAGAGCACGAGAAAGCCCACGCCAGATATTGCGTCAATCCCCAAACTGATCAATGCAACCGCGGTAACAACAAGACCCGCCCCCAGCCAGTCGAGCTCGCGCAAGCGGTGACCTTCGCTGTCTTTGCTCTCTTTCAAAGAGATGCTCCCCCACACCAGCGCGATCAACGCGACCGGAACGTTCACAAAGAAGACCCATTGCCATCCAATGGTGGAAGCAAGACCTCCGCCAAGGATCGGACCAATAGCCGTTCCGACTGCAGCAATGGCCAGCAGCATGCCAAGGATGCGAGGACGAACATCTGCATCGGTTGCATTGGTCACCAGCGAGAAGGCAACAGGCAGAATCATTGCGCCACCAACACCTTGCAGCACTCGAAAGCCGATGAGCATCTCCGGAGTCGACGACAAGCCGCATGCCAGCGACGTAACTCCGAAGGTCGCCACGCCAATGAGCAGGATCCGTTTCCTACCAAGCAGATCAGCGAGTCGACTTGCGGGGATCATCAACGAACCAAGAGCGAGCATGTAACCGCTCAATGCCCATTGCAGATTTGTTGTTGTGACGCCGAAGTCATCGGCGATCACCGGCAGTGCCAGTCCGAGGGAGAAGAAGTCGATCTGGATGCAGACGAGTGCGAGCGCGACCGGCAGGAACGGGATGAAGGCCTTGGCGATGGGAGGCCGGACCGGACTCATGGAACGACTGTATCGCCGCTCACCTACGAGAATTGGGTCGTGATTTTGAACCTCTGGTCGCTGTCGCAGATCACGGCACATCCGCGGATCCCGGAACACACGGTCACCTTGAACTCAGATCCGCCCGGGTGCGTTGCCAAGAGCCACATGTCTGCGCTCTTGAGGTCGAAGAGTCGACCATCCCAGCTATCTCGAAAGCGAAAGGTCGGGCTGGCCTCGTTGTTGGTGCAGGCGCCGCCGGCATACGACGCGGTCCAGTCATTGGGAAGATCTCCGAGAGTCTGCCAGTTGACATACATCGCATGATCACCGGATGTGTCGGCACGTACCGTCGCGCGGACGTCTTGGTGGATGTCATCAGCGCCGGAGTCACCGAGCAGGATGTCATTCCCGCCGAGACCAAAGATCTTGTCGTCCCCGCCGCGAGCACAGATCACGTCGTTGCCACTCGTGCCGCGCAGCACGTCATTGCCGTTCGTCCCCGTGATCGTGCAGCCGGTCTTCTTTGCCGCAGCAAGAGCCGATTGCAAGCCAGACTGAGTCGCGGATGCAGGCATAGCCGCAACCACATTCAGCCCTAACACGGCTGCAGCACTACAAGCAATCAAGGCAGTGTTGCCTACATTTGTCTGGACGCCGCTGAGTTCGGTGAGAACCAAACTGCAGCGTTGCCTGCCGTGTGCGCGTCTACAGTCTCAAAATTCGTTGTATCACCGCCCATTGCATTCGTAGACGCAGGTGACTTCGCGGTAGTAGTCTGCACATCCTCATGACCGGGAGGCATCTGTGTCGCACAGAAAATCATCACTAGCTTCCGTTGTCACGGCGATTGTTGTCGCTTTCCTGTCAATCGTGTTTGTCGCAGACGGGGCGCACGCAGCCGAGGCAGAGGGCTGCAGCGGGAACGCAACCTCATACACGGCCAGTGGCGGACCGCTAGACCTCGCTTACGCACCAGGCATCGGTGGCACGGAAGAGCGTCCCTTCGTTATCGACATGGAGGGCAAAGTCCAGTGGGAAGGTGCTTCCAAAGTTGTCCTCAAGAATGGCGCTTACAAGGTCACGGTGAGCGGATTTCCAGTATCGAGCGGCGACTTCACCAACGATGAAGGCTTGAAGAAGAGCCAAGGTGAGTACGCCCTCTCGGATCTTCCCGGCGCAGTGACGTTCATGCTGAACTCCTTGGGGGAGGCAAAGGTGCCGGTCACGGCGACGGTGACTGGATCTGGAGGCTCCTGCACGGCGAGTGGCTACATCACCGGAAGCGGCTCTCCCTTTGCTTCGCCGCTGTTCTACTCGGGGTTGATCTTCCTCTTGATCTTTTTCCTGATGTTCCTGGGAATACTGCTGCTCTGATGTCCACTTACACAATGCTGCAAGCCAGATAGAGGGGATCCACAGTGAAACGTCGCCATCATCCGATCATGGGATTCTTCGCAGGAGTGTTTCTGGGTCTAGGGGTTGCCCTACTTCTGTTCGTCTTCGGCGTCATCCCGGTGACCA encodes:
- a CDS encoding MFS transporter, producing MSPVRPPIAKAFIPFLPVALALVCIQIDFFSLGLALPVIADDFGVTTTNLQWALSGYMLALGSLMIPASRLADLLGRKRILLIGVATFGVTSLACGLSSTPEMLIGFRVLQGVGGAMILPVAFSLVTNATDADVRPRILGMLLAIAAVGTAIGPILGGGLASTIGWQWVFFVNVPVALIALVWGSISLKESKDSEGHRLRELDWLGAGLVVTAVALISLGIDAISGVGFLVLSTIALLVVGLAALFVFLLHERGVAWPMVGQDLMRRGSFWTLVGAGSFANGCFGLMIIVSVIELQQVQGLSSGQAGLAFITAALATALCGPISGRLAGKVPGGQVMAVCIFIGGIGLIVQAKSALLVVDLTGLAVCGFAFGMGYTFTNVATQSVLPEELSGQASGVSLTLMVTIAGLAVVLGAMALELASGGTDMGAATVTVLLWSGIVAVLVAVGFGWTQRHDRIAKVPVPA
- a CDS encoding NAD(P)-binding domain-containing protein translates to MTTIGLIGSGKIGSTVARLAVAAGYAVVVSNSRGPETLSDLVEELGPQARARTAAEAAAAGDIVVVTIPLRAYREVPAVPLAGKVVIDTNNYYAQRDGDIAELDDESTTTSELLQAHLPDSHVVKGFNNIWYRALLQLARPTGAQDRSALAIAGDDASAKQSVVEFLDRIGYDAVDAGPLSEGWRFQRDTPAYAGLYSGPDGITDPRPATADTIKAKLAMAVRYRDM